From Acidovorax sp. FHTAMBA, one genomic window encodes:
- the hisF gene encoding imidazole glycerol phosphate synthase subunit HisF: protein MLAKRIIPCLDVTGGRVVKGVNFVELRDAGDPVEIAARYNAQGADELTFLDITATSDGRDLILHIIEAVASQVFIPLTVGGGVRTVDDVRRLLNAGADKTSFNSAAIANPDVINAASAKYGAQCIVVAIDAKRRSAEDALRLGVNGQPVGAGWDVYSHGGRKNTGLDAVAWATEMAQRGAGEILLTSMDRDGTKAGFDLELTRAVSDAVSVPVIASGGVGHLDHLADGIQIGGADAVLAASIFHYGEYTVGQAKQRMAERGIPVRM, encoded by the coding sequence ATGCTTGCAAAACGCATCATCCCCTGCCTTGACGTCACCGGAGGCCGCGTGGTCAAGGGCGTCAATTTTGTTGAACTGCGCGACGCGGGCGACCCGGTGGAGATCGCCGCGCGCTACAACGCCCAGGGCGCCGATGAACTCACGTTTCTGGACATCACCGCCACCAGCGATGGGCGCGATCTGATCCTGCACATCATCGAGGCCGTGGCCAGCCAGGTGTTCATTCCGCTTACCGTGGGCGGCGGCGTGCGCACCGTCGACGACGTGCGCCGCCTGCTCAATGCCGGTGCAGACAAGACCAGCTTCAACTCGGCCGCCATTGCCAACCCCGATGTGATCAATGCCGCGTCGGCAAAGTACGGCGCGCAATGCATCGTGGTGGCCATCGACGCCAAGCGCCGCTCGGCCGAAGACGCCCTGCGCCTCGGTGTCAACGGCCAGCCCGTGGGCGCAGGCTGGGACGTGTACAGCCACGGCGGCCGCAAGAACACGGGCCTGGACGCGGTTGCCTGGGCCACCGAGATGGCGCAGCGCGGCGCAGGGGAAATCCTGCTGACCAGCATGGACCGCGACGGCACCAAGGCGGGCTTTGACCTGGAGCTGACCCGCGCCGTGAGCGACGCCGTGAGCGTGCCCGTGATCGCCTCCGGCGGCGTGGGCCACCTCGACCACCTGGCCGACGGCATCCAGATCGGCGGCGCTGACGCGGTGCTGGCTGCCAGCATCTTTCACTATGGCGAATACACGGTGGGCCAGGCCAAGCAGCGCATGGCCGAACGCGGTATTCCCGTACGGATGTAG